A single genomic interval of Salinarchaeum sp. IM2453 harbors:
- the glyS gene encoding glycine--tRNA ligase, with translation MGETTDKLTELAKRRGFFLQSSGAYGGVAGFYTFGPHGATLKQNIENAWRERFALEEGHQEVDAPTVMPEDVFEASGHLDGFDDMLIECGDCGATHRADHLIEDNTDIEDAEALPLDEVESLVAEHDIVCPDCGASLASRSVEDFNLMFKTNIGPGSSDPGYLRPETAQGIFVEFPLLKEYARGQLPFGVTQVGRAYRNEISPRKSIIRVREFTQAELELFIDPEEDSPDINSVADETLSLYPVTEQNKEDGQVINRTVREAIDEGIIESPWIAYYLGISKQWYQSIGVDMDRFRFRQHLSGERAHYAADCWDAEAYATGDWIELSGFAYRGDYDLRKHDEYSNEEFTIFKQYDEPITVERPTVDPDMSALGPEFGGDAAAIADELERLTEDNPTVFETADDSVTVDIDDVTYDVPLEHVNYSIEEQTESGEHILPHVIEPSFGVDRIIYTVLEHAYREDTVDDEQRSYLALDPQVAPTTVGVFPLMTQDGLDEVASDVAEELRRSGLSVAYDESGAIGRRYRRQDEIGTPFCVTVDYQTLDDDTVTIRERDTTEQVRAPLDDLSTILSNLRDGELRFSEIVNE, from the coding sequence ATGGGTGAAACTACTGACAAGCTTACCGAACTTGCAAAGCGTAGAGGATTTTTCCTCCAATCCAGTGGCGCCTACGGCGGCGTTGCTGGGTTCTATACATTTGGTCCACATGGCGCTACTCTCAAACAGAATATCGAGAACGCATGGCGTGAGCGGTTTGCGCTCGAAGAAGGCCATCAAGAGGTAGATGCTCCTACCGTAATGCCCGAAGATGTATTTGAGGCGTCTGGCCACCTTGACGGGTTTGACGATATGCTGATCGAGTGTGGCGATTGTGGTGCTACTCACCGCGCTGACCATCTGATTGAAGATAATACTGATATCGAAGATGCGGAAGCACTGCCGCTGGATGAAGTTGAGTCTCTTGTCGCAGAACACGATATTGTTTGTCCAGACTGCGGTGCCAGCCTTGCAAGTCGGTCTGTTGAAGATTTCAACCTTATGTTTAAGACTAACATTGGCCCCGGATCTTCTGATCCTGGCTATCTAAGACCAGAAACAGCACAGGGTATATTTGTTGAATTTCCTCTGCTCAAAGAGTATGCCCGAGGACAGCTCCCATTCGGAGTCACTCAAGTTGGTCGTGCATACCGCAATGAAATTAGTCCTCGTAAATCTATTATTCGGGTACGAGAATTCACGCAGGCTGAACTGGAACTATTCATTGATCCAGAAGAAGATTCCCCGGATATCAACTCCGTGGCTGATGAAACACTGTCTCTTTACCCGGTGACTGAACAGAACAAAGAAGATGGACAGGTCATCAATCGGACGGTTCGTGAGGCGATTGATGAAGGCATCATCGAGAGTCCTTGGATTGCATACTATCTCGGTATTTCCAAACAATGGTACCAGTCAATTGGTGTTGATATGGACCGATTCCGGTTCCGTCAGCATCTTAGCGGCGAACGAGCTCACTATGCGGCTGATTGCTGGGACGCTGAGGCATATGCAACTGGTGATTGGATTGAGCTTTCTGGCTTTGCCTATCGAGGAGATTATGACCTTCGGAAACACGATGAGTACAGCAACGAAGAGTTCACAATCTTCAAACAGTACGATGAACCTATAACGGTCGAGCGCCCGACTGTTGATCCGGATATGAGCGCTCTCGGCCCAGAATTTGGTGGCGACGCTGCTGCTATTGCTGATGAACTTGAGCGACTTACCGAAGATAATCCGACAGTCTTCGAAACTGCTGATGACTCTGTCACTGTCGATATTGACGACGTCACCTATGATGTTCCACTTGAACACGTTAACTACTCAATAGAGGAACAGACTGAATCAGGCGAACATATCCTCCCCCATGTAATTGAGCCATCGTTCGGTGTTGATCGTATTATCTACACTGTGCTTGAACACGCTTATCGTGAGGATACGGTCGATGATGAACAGCGCTCTTATCTTGCATTAGATCCACAGGTTGCTCCGACGACCGTTGGCGTGTTCCCACTTATGACTCAAGACGGTCTGGATGAGGTCGCCAGTGATGTTGCAGAAGAACTTCGCCGCTCTGGACTGTCTGTTGCCTATGATGAGTCTGGCGCTATTGGACGCCGATACCGTCGTCAAGATGAAATTGGCACACCATTCT
- a CDS encoding CBS domain-containing protein — translation MNVAEAMTPRSSVVTVEIPGSRDDALEYLQNREFSSVPVVKPTDDGEEYRGIVTRESLIERPDEDQLALLMDDEIPTVAPDASITDAASLMFTEEERRLPVVDDSFEGIITVTDVVRSIAEGEVGDDTPVGDIATREIMTTHTDTPIGAAERQLFYANVPYAIVLDDSGGMAGIVTSVDILRTAEIVEGSESTGNSFADQDNEWMWEGIKGVGSRTLPTRNVELPSIAVDELMTDDVITIATNKSIQDAAQTMITHDIEQIPLVSGDKLVGIVRDIDLLRAL, via the coding sequence ATGAACGTAGCTGAAGCAATGACTCCACGTTCGTCAGTTGTCACTGTTGAGATTCCTGGTTCTCGTGATGATGCTCTTGAATATCTCCAGAACCGAGAATTTTCATCAGTTCCAGTTGTCAAACCTACCGATGATGGTGAAGAATATCGAGGTATTGTAACTCGAGAAAGTCTCATTGAGCGTCCCGACGAAGATCAATTAGCTCTGTTAATGGATGACGAAATACCGACAGTTGCCCCTGATGCTTCTATCACAGATGCTGCTAGTCTTATGTTCACTGAAGAAGAGCGTAGGCTGCCCGTTGTAGACGACTCGTTTGAAGGCATAATCACTGTTACCGATGTTGTCCGCTCGATCGCAGAGGGTGAAGTTGGTGATGATACTCCTGTCGGTGATATTGCGACTCGTGAAATTATGACCACACATACGGATACGCCGATTGGTGCGGCTGAGCGACAACTTTTCTATGCAAATGTGCCATATGCCATCGTTCTTGATGACAGCGGTGGAATGGCTGGCATTGTTACCTCTGTTGACATCCTTCGCACTGCTGAGATTGTTGAGGGATCAGAATCGACTGGCAACAGTTTTGCTGACCAAGATAACGAGTGGATGTGGGAAGGGATCAAAGGTGTTGGAAGTCGAACCCTCCCAACCCGGAACGTTGAACTCCCGTCAATTGCTGTCGATGAACTCATGACTGATGATGTTATCACAATTGCGACAAACAAATCCATTCAGGATGCAGCCCAGACTATGATCACTCACGATATTGAGCAAATCCCTCTTGTTTCCGGTGACAAACTCGTTGGAATCGTTAGGGACATTGACCTCCTCCGTGCATTGTAA
- a CDS encoding thioredoxin family protein — protein sequence MELDVMDPEKSEYKPTEETVEVFESQADTIAVKIWGSDWCVDCQEQLPPFAALVAAAGIPRESVEVYPVNKEKEGTKVEEYGVELIPTIIIEKDGKEIARFVEAEDVPAPEYLAEQLKKVKK from the coding sequence ATGGAACTTGATGTGATGGACCCGGAAAAAAGCGAGTATAAGCCGACGGAAGAAACAGTCGAAGTATTTGAGTCCCAGGCTGACACAATTGCAGTCAAGATTTGGGGTAGTGATTGGTGTGTCGACTGTCAAGAACAATTACCACCATTTGCAGCACTCGTCGCTGCTGCAGGAATTCCACGTGAATCAGTTGAGGTATATCCAGTCAATAAAGAGAAAGAAGGAACAAAAGTAGAAGAATACGGAGTCGAGTTAATTCCAACAATTATTATCGAAAAAGACGGAAAAGAAATCGCTCGTTTTGTGGAAGCGGAGGATGTGCCAGCACCGGAATACTTAGCAGAGCAGTTAAAGAAGGTCAAAAAGTAA
- the purM gene encoding phosphoribosylformylglycinamidine cyclo-ligase codes for MTNSENGLTYSEVGVDIEESEAATSALLNAVGNVVDTEYAGMLEIGDQYLALATDGVGTKLLVAEAIKDYSTIGIDCIAMNVNDLVAAGVDPIAFVDYLAVESPSETMTEQIGEGLARGAKLANISLLGGETAVLPEVISGFDLAGACVGIADKDDVLEGKAQPGDKLVGVPSNGIHSNGLTLARKAITKEYEYTDKYPHDTSRTIGEVLLEPTQIYTDLLEPMRSYEVRAAAHITGGGWANLTRMGEFHYEITNPFPAQPIFELIQECGNVSREEMHRTFNMGTGFVMAVSEEQAEALAETVDGQVIGEVAAGSGVSIRDIKIE; via the coding sequence ATGACCAATTCAGAGAATGGGCTAACATACTCAGAGGTCGGGGTTGATATTGAGGAAAGCGAGGCAGCGACAAGTGCGTTGCTCAATGCTGTAGGAAATGTTGTCGATACAGAATACGCCGGTATGCTGGAAATTGGAGATCAGTATCTTGCCTTGGCAACAGACGGGGTCGGAACAAAGCTTCTCGTCGCGGAAGCGATCAAAGATTACTCGACCATTGGGATTGACTGTATCGCAATGAATGTCAACGATCTGGTAGCTGCAGGTGTGGATCCAATTGCATTTGTTGATTACCTTGCTGTGGAATCTCCGAGCGAAACAATGACTGAGCAAATCGGAGAGGGCTTAGCCAGAGGTGCTAAACTGGCAAACATTTCATTGTTAGGAGGTGAGACAGCTGTACTGCCAGAAGTAATTTCAGGATTTGACTTAGCAGGGGCCTGTGTCGGGATTGCCGACAAAGATGACGTATTGGAGGGAAAAGCCCAGCCAGGTGATAAGCTCGTGGGAGTTCCATCAAATGGCATCCACTCAAATGGACTGACACTGGCTCGAAAAGCAATCACAAAGGAGTATGAGTACACAGACAAGTATCCACACGACACATCCAGAACAATTGGAGAAGTACTACTTGAGCCAACACAAATATACACTGACCTCCTTGAGCCAATGCGATCTTATGAAGTACGTGCTGCTGCACACATTACTGGAGGAGGGTGGGCGAACCTCACTCGGATGGGCGAATTCCATTATGAGATTACAAACCCATTCCCTGCGCAACCAATATTTGAGCTAATCCAAGAGTGTGGTAACGTTAGCCGTGAAGAGATGCATCGAACATTTAATATGGGTACTGGATTTGTAATGGCTGTTTCAGAAGAGCAAGCAGAGGCACTGGCAGAAACGGTTGACGGCCAGGTTATTGGAGAAGTAGCCGCTGGGTCAGGGGTATCTATTCGAGATATCAAAATAGAGTAG
- a CDS encoding NAD(P)/FAD-dependent oxidoreductase → MASVTIVGGGPAGLSAGVFASKNGLDVTVYDTDGTWMHKAHLFNYLGIGSVGGSEFIEIARQQAEDFGVDLKQDHEVTGVEVDGEEFHITSEEGEITSDYLVLATGADRSLAEEIGCEFNENGTVNVDVTMETSINDAYATGAMVRAEEWQAVISAGDGAAAALNILTKERGDHFHDFDVPADATAAFGEMRKDAVDE, encoded by the coding sequence ATGGCATCAGTTACAATAGTCGGTGGTGGTCCCGCCGGCCTAAGCGCAGGCGTATTTGCTAGTAAAAATGGACTGGACGTTACAGTATACGACACTGACGGGACATGGATGCACAAGGCACACCTGTTCAATTACTTAGGGATAGGCTCAGTTGGAGGTTCAGAGTTTATAGAAATTGCCCGGCAGCAAGCAGAAGACTTTGGGGTGGATTTGAAGCAGGATCATGAGGTGACAGGCGTTGAGGTAGATGGGGAGGAGTTCCACATCACTTCAGAAGAAGGGGAGATAACATCAGATTATCTCGTATTAGCGACAGGTGCTGATAGAAGTCTTGCAGAAGAGATAGGGTGTGAATTTAACGAAAATGGTACTGTAAATGTTGATGTTACCATGGAGACCTCGATTAACGATGCGTACGCAACAGGAGCAATGGTACGTGCTGAGGAGTGGCAAGCAGTAATTTCAGCAGGTGATGGAGCCGCAGCAGCGCTAAACATCCTGACAAAGGAACGCGGCGACCACTTCCATGACTTCGATGTGCCAGCAGATGCAACCGCCGCATTTGGTGAGATGCGAAAAGACGCTGTAGACGAATAG
- a CDS encoding CBS domain-containing protein — MDLPTPADLRERRVDLGLTQSELADAAEVSQPLIARIEGGDVDPRLSTLRKIVNALEEAEGGVVRAEDLMHTDVVHVVPDDPVSTAVQKMNEEAFSQLPVLREGIPVGSISQSELVDVDEHARDDPVSEHMTESFPTVSPDATLNELRGLLDHYKAAIVTKNGDTVGIITEADIAARLS, encoded by the coding sequence ATGGACTTACCTACACCGGCTGACCTACGCGAGCGACGGGTTGATCTTGGATTAACTCAGAGTGAGCTCGCCGATGCTGCGGAAGTTTCCCAGCCGCTAATTGCTCGTATTGAAGGTGGAGATGTTGATCCTCGGTTATCAACACTTCGTAAGATAGTCAATGCCCTTGAAGAAGCAGAAGGAGGCGTCGTTAGAGCGGAGGATCTTATGCACACAGATGTCGTTCATGTCGTACCTGATGATCCTGTAAGCACCGCTGTTCAGAAAATGAATGAAGAAGCTTTCTCTCAACTTCCTGTTCTTCGCGAAGGAATCCCAGTTGGCTCAATTAGTCAGAGCGAACTTGTGGATGTTGATGAACACGCTCGAGATGATCCTGTGAGCGAGCACATGACAGAAAGCTTCCCAACTGTTTCTCCCGATGCAACACTCAACGAACTGCGTGGCCTTCTCGATCACTACAAAGCTGCTATTGTTACAAAAAACGGAGACACTGTCGGGATTATTACCGAGGCAGATATCGCTGCTCGACTTTCTTAG
- a CDS encoding chemotaxis protein CheW produces MSTPTSIDTDQKYIEITLGDERYAFDVSYTEEIVERETITRMPNTPDCVKGLIDLRGRVTTVLDPTDVLDIDNEGTDTKLIIIFDTEQFNDQQGNIGWIVDDVQRVSEINSEHAIDPPEQQTWMEAVVSDPDSSDDEYTIIISPELVVSRVEEAIEEYQVGQTPK; encoded by the coding sequence ATGAGCACACCAACCTCAATTGATACCGATCAAAAATACATCGAAATTACGCTTGGAGATGAAAGGTACGCCTTCGATGTCTCCTATACCGAAGAAATTGTAGAAAGAGAGACGATTACCCGCATGCCGAACACTCCTGACTGCGTTAAAGGACTTATTGATCTTCGTGGTAGAGTCACTACCGTTCTTGATCCAACTGATGTACTTGATATTGACAACGAAGGGACCGATACAAAACTGATTATTATCTTTGATACAGAGCAATTTAACGATCAACAAGGAAACATTGGCTGGATTGTCGATGACGTACAACGTGTTTCGGAAATAAACTCGGAACACGCAATCGATCCTCCAGAACAACAAACGTGGATGGAAGCTGTCGTTTCTGATCCTGACTCTTCCGATGATGAATATACAATTATTATTTCGCCCGAATTAGTCGTCTCTCGCGTCGAGGAAGCTATTGAAGAATATCAGGTTGGACAGACTCCGAAATAA